The DNA window CCGCCGTATCGGTCAGCCGTTCGCCCGGCGTCTTGCTCGCCTGTTCCTGGTAGAAGGTGAAGAGGCCGCCGCCGCCGCTATTGCCGACCAGCACGATCTTCTCGAACCCCATTTCCTCCTTCAGGAACCGGAAGCCGGCGGCGAGATCCTGGACGATCTTCTCATGCTCGCAATCGACATCGTTGTTGAGGCCGCGGCACTGATGCCCATAAGCGGCATAGCCCGCCTCCAGCACATGCGGGATCACATAATGCTGGCTCATGTCCGCGCGCGGATGAGAGAAGCAGACGACCGTCTTTTCCCCTCCGCGGGTATAGAGCACGCCCCGCGACGGCACGCCGTCGGCTGCCTTGAACGGCAGGATGCGCGTCTGCGTCCCTTCGGGCAGTCCGGGAAAATCGATGACGCCCACGCCCGGCGCAGACACCTGATGCTGGGTATGCCGTTTCCCTTCCACTGCGATTTCAGCCATGATCCTGTCCTTTCTTGTCCATCTGCGGCGGGTCGCGATCCCCATGGGTTCGTCGCGACCTGGCCATCTGTTTCATCGGTCTATGTGACGGGGGCTGCATCCTGCGCGTCGATACGGCGGATCAGCCGGCGGTAGGGCGGAATGGTCCACAGCCACAGCAACGCCGCGGCGACCAATCCGGCAGGGACGACCAGCGCCGTCGCGTAGCGCATTCCGGTCGGAAACGGAAAGAACAGGTCGGCGATGCCCGCGATCAGGGTCGGCCCCGCCATGCCGATCATGCTGAGGCAGAAGGAGTAGATCGCCGAGACCAGGCCCCGTATTTCGCCCGGCACGACATGTTGCAGGACGGCATTGCCGACCCCCATCGGCACCGTCGCAAACAGCGCCATGGCGCCGAACGCCAATATGGCGGCGGCGGGCGACTGCACAAGCGGATAGATCAGACCGAATATGGCGGCCAAGGCGACCGACACGGCACAGACGACAAGGCGTATGTGCGGGCCTTTATGGATCAGTCCATCGCCGATCATGCCACCGCCCAACAATCCCGCCGGCGCGCCGATGATCGACACGATACCCACGGCGAACCCGACATCGGCGGGCTGCCAGCCATGGACGCGCGCGAAGAGAGCGGCGATCCAGGAATATCCCGCCAGCAGCACCATGCTGCACAGCCCCGACGCGAGATGATGCCGCGCCAGCATCGCCTGGTTGTCGCGATAGAATTGCGCAAGCGCCCCGGACGATGCGGGATCGTCCGCGCGGCGCTGACCGATCAGGCGCGCCGGTTGCGGCATCATCGCGATGATCGCGGCCAGCACCAGGCCGGGCAGCGCCAGCACGATCAGGGTCAGCTGCCAGGGATGCAGCGAGCCCAGTCCTGCAAACACGAAATCGCCATGCCGGCTGAGTTCCCCCACAGCATATCCGCCCACGACCAGGGACACGCCGGTCCCGATCGCTCCACCCGTGGTGAATATGCCTAGCGCCAGGCCCAGTCGTTTCTTTTCGAAGGCGTCCGATATCAGCGAATAGCCCGCCGGCGTCAGCGCCGCTTCGCCCACGCCCACCCCGGCCCGCGCGACGAACAGCATCCAGAAGCCGCCCGCCAAGCCGCAAAGCGCCGTCATGACGCTCCACACGCCGGCGCTCCAGGCCAGGAGGCGCATCCGATCCACGCGATCGACCAGCATGCCCATCGGGATGCCCGCGATGGAAAAGAGCAGCACGAACGCCAGGCCCAGCAGCAGGCTGATCTGCGTGTCGGTCAGGTCCAGATCCGCCTTGATGGGTTCCACCAGCAGGCTGATCACGATCCGGTCGATCGATGCGCAAAGATAGGCGAGCGACAGGACGGTCAGGAGCAGCCAGGGGTAGTAAGGAGACCGGCGATTGATCATGAACATCGTCTCCTTGCCTGGAAGAGGATGTCATGCGCGTCGCACGGCCGGTCCGCGCGCCGATCGCGCTCCATTCCCTCCCCGGATCAATTGTCGTGGGCGGCGATGCCCTCATCGGACATAACCGTCGCTTACGGCGGCCGTATAGTGCGCAAGTTGGGAGGCTGGATTGCACAATCCAGAATTGTTCGCCCCGACCGCACAGGCCGATATCCACTCAAGCAATCTTGGTGCGCGGAGCCCTTTGCCCACGGGCGCGGCCGTTCGGCCGTGCGGGTCGATCATCAGCGACGCCGCCGCCAAGCGATAGGATGAACAAGGAGATCGAGGATGGATGAAGTCAGGAACCCGAGGTTCGAAATATCCGGCCTCCATCACCTGGCCCTGGTGGTCAAGGATATGGACCGCACCATCGAATTCTACCATCGCATACTGGGCATGCCCCTCATCAAGACGATCGACATTCCCAACGGCCGGGGGCAGCATTTCTTCTTCGATGTCGGCAACGGCGCATCGCTGGCCTTCTTCTATTTCCCCGATGCCCCGGAAGCTGCGCCCGGCATCGCCAATCCGCCGTTCCCGCAATCGGTCAGCGCGCATGGGTCGATGCATCATGTCGCCTTCCGGGTTCCCGCCGACAAATTGCAGGAATATCGCGACATCCTGGTCGCCGAAGGAGTCGAGGTGACGGAGACCTGGTATCATAATGATCCGCTCGACGACATCACCGTCACGGAGCAGCCGACCAGTTTCCTCGGCTCCATCTACTTCACCGATCCCGACGGCATCATTCTGGAACTGGCCGACTGGATGCGCCCGATCCATCCCTCAACCGACGTGCATCATGATCGCGTGGTCGACGCGTCGGGCAACGGCCGCTGGATCAAGCGCGAGGAAGCAGTGGCCTAGGCCCTCGGCCGGCCTCTCATCGACGACTCCGGCGTGGAAACACCGGCATAGTCCCGTTTGTCACGGCGCGGCGGCCCGCCGTTCGCGCCCATCGCGTCAGGTATCGCACATGGCCACTCTCGCTTCCCGTACCGCTCCGGCCGTCGCCCATCCCGATCGCTTCTTCATCGACGGGGAATGGGTGGCGCCGTCAGCCGGCGCCAGTTTCCAGGTCGTCACCCCGTCCACCGAGGAGGTCTATCTGACCGTGGCGGAGGCGCAGGCACAGGACATGGATCGCGCCATCGCGGCGGCGCGGCGCGCCTTCGACCACGGCCCATGGCCGCGCATGTCGCATGCGGAGCGGGCCGCCTATCTGAACGCGATGGGTGAGGCCCTGACCGCGCGCCAGGCCGAAATCGCCGACATGTGGACGAGCGAGATGGGCGCCCTGCGATCGCTCAGCGGCGCGATGGTTCCGGCCTCGATCGGCGCGATGCATTATTACGCCGACCTCGCCGAAAACTTCGTCTTCGAAGAACGGCACAAGCCGGCCGTCGGCCACACCGGCCTGCTGGTGCGCGAACCGGTCGGCGTCGTGGCCGCCATCGTGCCGTGGAACGCGCCCTTCAAGCTCATCATCTACAAGATCGCCCCTGCCCTGCTGGCCGGCTGCACGATCGTGCTCAAGCCTTCTCCCGAAGCGCCCGCCACCGCCCTTCTGATGGCCGAGATCGCGCAGGCGGTCGGCCTGCCGGCGGGCGTCCTGAACGTGTTGGTCGCCGATCGGGGCGTGTCCGAACGGCTGGTACGCAGCCCCGATGTCGACAAGGTGACCTTCACCGGATCGAGCGGTGCCGGTCGCAAGATTGCGTCGATCTGCGGCGAGCGCGTGGCCCGCTGCACGCTGGAACTGGGCGGAAAATCCGCCGCGGTCGTGCTGGAGGATTATGACGTCGCGGCGGTGGCAAGGACGCTCGCCCAATCGACGCCGGTCCTGACCGGACAGGTCTGCGCTTCTCTGACCCGCGTGATCGTTCCGCGCAATCGCCACGACGCGCTGTTGGACGCGATGGTGGCCGAATTTGCCCGGCTGAAGGTCGGCGACCCGTTCGACCCGGCCATCCAGATGGGACCGCTCGCCACTGCGCGCCAGCGCGATATAGTGGAAAACTATATCGGCAAGGGCCAGGCTGACGGGGCCGTCCTTGCCACCGGGGGCAAGCGCCCCGCGAGCCTCAATCGCGGCTTCTTCATCGAACCGACGGTGTTCGGCCAAGTGGACAATCAGATGACGATCGCTCGCGAAGAAATATTTGGCCCGGTGGTCAGCGTTATCCCGGCCGCGAGCGAGGCGCAGGCCATCGACATCGCCAACGACTCCCCCTTCGGCCTCAACGCGGCGGTCTTCACCAACGATCCCGACCGGGCCTATGCAGCCGCCCGCAACCTGCGGACGGGGACAATCGGGCAAAACGGGATGCGCACCGACTTCACCATCGCCTTCGGCGGGTTCAAGCAATCGGGCATAGGCCGCGAAGGCGGGGTCGAAGGCCTGCTGCCCTTCCTGGAAACCAAGACGATCGTGCTGGACGGCCCACCGATGCACCTCGATTCCTGAAGAAAG is part of the Sphingobium amiense genome and encodes:
- a CDS encoding MFS transporter, with the protein product MINRRSPYYPWLLLTVLSLAYLCASIDRIVISLLVEPIKADLDLTDTQISLLLGLAFVLLFSIAGIPMGMLVDRVDRMRLLAWSAGVWSVMTALCGLAGGFWMLFVARAGVGVGEAALTPAGYSLISDAFEKKRLGLALGIFTTGGAIGTGVSLVVGGYAVGELSRHGDFVFAGLGSLHPWQLTLIVLALPGLVLAAIIAMMPQPARLIGQRRADDPASSGALAQFYRDNQAMLARHHLASGLCSMVLLAGYSWIAALFARVHGWQPADVGFAVGIVSIIGAPAGLLGGGMIGDGLIHKGPHIRLVVCAVSVALAAIFGLIYPLVQSPAAAILAFGAMALFATVPMGVGNAVLQHVVPGEIRGLVSAIYSFCLSMIGMAGPTLIAGIADLFFPFPTGMRYATALVVPAGLVAAALLWLWTIPPYRRLIRRIDAQDAAPVT
- a CDS encoding VOC family protein, with the protein product MDEVRNPRFEISGLHHLALVVKDMDRTIEFYHRILGMPLIKTIDIPNGRGQHFFFDVGNGASLAFFYFPDAPEAAPGIANPPFPQSVSAHGSMHHVAFRVPADKLQEYRDILVAEGVEVTETWYHNDPLDDITVTEQPTSFLGSIYFTDPDGIILELADWMRPIHPSTDVHHDRVVDASGNGRWIKREEAVA
- a CDS encoding aldehyde dehydrogenase, translating into MATLASRTAPAVAHPDRFFIDGEWVAPSAGASFQVVTPSTEEVYLTVAEAQAQDMDRAIAAARRAFDHGPWPRMSHAERAAYLNAMGEALTARQAEIADMWTSEMGALRSLSGAMVPASIGAMHYYADLAENFVFEERHKPAVGHTGLLVREPVGVVAAIVPWNAPFKLIIYKIAPALLAGCTIVLKPSPEAPATALLMAEIAQAVGLPAGVLNVLVADRGVSERLVRSPDVDKVTFTGSSGAGRKIASICGERVARCTLELGGKSAAVVLEDYDVAAVARTLAQSTPVLTGQVCASLTRVIVPRNRHDALLDAMVAEFARLKVGDPFDPAIQMGPLATARQRDIVENYIGKGQADGAVLATGGKRPASLNRGFFIEPTVFGQVDNQMTIAREEIFGPVVSVIPAASEAQAIDIANDSPFGLNAAVFTNDPDRAYAAARNLRTGTIGQNGMRTDFTIAFGGFKQSGIGREGGVEGLLPFLETKTIVLDGPPMHLDS